One segment of Pan paniscus chromosome 20, NHGRI_mPanPan1-v2.0_pri, whole genome shotgun sequence DNA contains the following:
- the RTBDN gene encoding retbindin isoform X3, with amino-acid sequence MDEALETQLKTSRGRFSATESLPTLELLSQVDMDCRVHMRPIGLTWVLQLTLAWILLEACGGSRPLQARSQRHHGLAADLGKGKLHLAGPCCPSEMDTTETSGPGNHPERCGVPSPECESFLEHLQRALRSRFRLRLLGVRQAQPLCEELCQAWFANCEDDITCGPTWLPLSEKRGCEPSCLTYGQTFADGTDLCRSALGHALPVAAPGARHCFNISISAVPRPRPGRRAQEAPSRRSRSPRTSILDAAGSGSGSGSGSGP; translated from the exons CTCTTATCTCAGGTGGACATGGACTGCAGGGTCCACATGCGACCCATCGGCCTGACCTGGGTGCTGCAACTGACCTTGGCATGGATCCTGCTAGAAGCCTGTGGAGGGAGCCGCCCACTCCAAGCCAGGTCCCAGCGACACCATGGGCTGGCAGCTGATCTGGGCAAAGGCAAGCTGCACCTGGCAG GACCTTGTTGTCCCTCAGAGATGGACACAACAGAGACATCGGGCCCTGGAAACCATCCAGAACGCTGTGGAGTGCCGAGCCCTGA ATGCGAATCCTTCCTGGAACACCTCCAACGTGCCCTTCGCAGTCGCTTCCGCCTGCGGCTATTGGGGGTACGCCAGGCACAGCCGCTCTGCGAGGAGCTCTGCCAGGCCTG GTTCGCCAACTGCGAAGATGATATCACCTGCGGCCCGACTTGGCTCCCACTCTCAGAAAAAAGGGGCTGTGAGCCCAGCTGCCTTACCTATGGACAG ACCTTCGCAGACGGGACGGACCTTTGTCGCTCGGCTCTGGGCCACGCCCTACCGGTGGCTGCTCCTGGAGCCCGTCACTGCTTCAACATCTCCATCTCCGCGGTACCTCGTCCCAGACCAGGACGACGGGCCCAGGAAGCTCCCTCCCGGCGTTCCCGCAGCCCTCGCACCTCCATCCTGGACGCTGCGGGCAGCGGGAGTGGCAGTGGAAGCGGCAGCGGCCCCTAG
- the RTBDN gene encoding retbindin isoform X5, whose protein sequence is MARQLLSQVDMDCRVHMRPIGLTWVLQLTLAWILLEACGGSRPLQARSQRHHGLAADLGKGKLHLAGPCCPSEMDTTETSGPGNHPERCGVPSPECESFLEHLQRALRSRFRLRLLGVRQAQPLCEELCQAWFANCEDDITCGPTWLPLSEKRGCEPSCLTYGQTFADGTDLCRSALGHALPVAAPGARHCFNISISAVPRPRPGRRAQEAPSRRSRSPRTSILDAAGSGSGSGSGSGP, encoded by the exons CTCTTATCTCAGGTGGACATGGACTGCAGGGTCCACATGCGACCCATCGGCCTGACCTGGGTGCTGCAACTGACCTTGGCATGGATCCTGCTAGAAGCCTGTGGAGGGAGCCGCCCACTCCAAGCCAGGTCCCAGCGACACCATGGGCTGGCAGCTGATCTGGGCAAAGGCAAGCTGCACCTGGCAG GACCTTGTTGTCCCTCAGAGATGGACACAACAGAGACATCGGGCCCTGGAAACCATCCAGAACGCTGTGGAGTGCCGAGCCCTGA ATGCGAATCCTTCCTGGAACACCTCCAACGTGCCCTTCGCAGTCGCTTCCGCCTGCGGCTATTGGGGGTACGCCAGGCACAGCCGCTCTGCGAGGAGCTCTGCCAGGCCTG GTTCGCCAACTGCGAAGATGATATCACCTGCGGCCCGACTTGGCTCCCACTCTCAGAAAAAAGGGGCTGTGAGCCCAGCTGCCTTACCTATGGACAG ACCTTCGCAGACGGGACGGACCTTTGTCGCTCGGCTCTGGGCCACGCCCTACCGGTGGCTGCTCCTGGAGCCCGTCACTGCTTCAACATCTCCATCTCCGCGGTACCTCGTCCCAGACCAGGACGACGGGCCCAGGAAGCTCCCTCCCGGCGTTCCCGCAGCCCTCGCACCTCCATCCTGGACGCTGCGGGCAGCGGGAGTGGCAGTGGAAGCGGCAGCGGCCCCTAG
- the RTBDN gene encoding retbindin isoform X2, which yields MDEALETQLKTSRGRFSATESLPTLELLSQVDMDCRVHMRPIGLTWVLQLTLAWILLEACGGSRPLQARSQRHHGLAADLGKGKLHLADPGSQGSPLPGPCCPSEMDTTETSGPGNHPERCGVPSPECESFLEHLQRALRSRFRLRLLGVRQAQPLCEELCQAWFANCEDDITCGPTWLPLSEKRGCEPSCLTYGQTFADGTDLCRSALGHALPVAAPGARHCFNISISAVPRPRPGRRAQEAPSRRSRSPRTSILDAAGSGSGSGSGSGP from the exons CTCTTATCTCAGGTGGACATGGACTGCAGGGTCCACATGCGACCCATCGGCCTGACCTGGGTGCTGCAACTGACCTTGGCATGGATCCTGCTAGAAGCCTGTGGAGGGAGCCGCCCACTCCAAGCCAGGTCCCAGCGACACCATGGGCTGGCAGCTGATCTGGGCAAAGGCAAGCTGCACCTGGCAG ACCCTGGCTCACAGGGTTCCCCTTTGCCAGGACCTTGTTGTCCCTCAGAGATGGACACAACAGAGACATCGGGCCCTGGAAACCATCCAGAACGCTGTGGAGTGCCGAGCCCTGA ATGCGAATCCTTCCTGGAACACCTCCAACGTGCCCTTCGCAGTCGCTTCCGCCTGCGGCTATTGGGGGTACGCCAGGCACAGCCGCTCTGCGAGGAGCTCTGCCAGGCCTG GTTCGCCAACTGCGAAGATGATATCACCTGCGGCCCGACTTGGCTCCCACTCTCAGAAAAAAGGGGCTGTGAGCCCAGCTGCCTTACCTATGGACAG ACCTTCGCAGACGGGACGGACCTTTGTCGCTCGGCTCTGGGCCACGCCCTACCGGTGGCTGCTCCTGGAGCCCGTCACTGCTTCAACATCTCCATCTCCGCGGTACCTCGTCCCAGACCAGGACGACGGGCCCAGGAAGCTCCCTCCCGGCGTTCCCGCAGCCCTCGCACCTCCATCCTGGACGCTGCGGGCAGCGGGAGTGGCAGTGGAAGCGGCAGCGGCCCCTAG
- the RTBDN gene encoding retbindin isoform X1, with protein MDCRVHMRPIGLTWVLQLTLAWILLEACGGSRPLQARSQRHHGLAADLGKGKLHLAEMDTTETSGPGNHPERCGVPSPECESFLEHLQRALRSRFRLRLLGVRQAQPLCEELCQAWFANCEDDITCGPTWLPLSEKRGCEPSCLTYGQTFADGTDLCRSALGHALPVAAPGARHCFNISISAVPRPRPGRRAQEAPSRRSRSPRTSILDAAGSGSGSGSGSGP; from the exons ATGGACTGCAGGGTCCACATGCGACCCATCGGCCTGACCTGGGTGCTGCAACTGACCTTGGCATGGATCCTGCTAGAAGCCTGTGGAGGGAGCCGCCCACTCCAAGCCAGGTCCCAGCGACACCATGGGCTGGCAGCTGATCTGGGCAAAGGCAAGCTGCACCTGGCAG AGATGGACACAACAGAGACATCGGGCCCTGGAAACCATCCAGAACGCTGTGGAGTGCCGAGCCCTGA ATGCGAATCCTTCCTGGAACACCTCCAACGTGCCCTTCGCAGTCGCTTCCGCCTGCGGCTATTGGGGGTACGCCAGGCACAGCCGCTCTGCGAGGAGCTCTGCCAGGCCTG GTTCGCCAACTGCGAAGATGATATCACCTGCGGCCCGACTTGGCTCCCACTCTCAGAAAAAAGGGGCTGTGAGCCCAGCTGCCTTACCTATGGACAG ACCTTCGCAGACGGGACGGACCTTTGTCGCTCGGCTCTGGGCCACGCCCTACCGGTGGCTGCTCCTGGAGCCCGTCACTGCTTCAACATCTCCATCTCCGCGGTACCTCGTCCCAGACCAGGACGACGGGCCCAGGAAGCTCCCTCCCGGCGTTCCCGCAGCCCTCGCACCTCCATCCTGGACGCTGCGGGCAGCGGGAGTGGCAGTGGAAGCGGCAGCGGCCCCTAG
- the RTBDN gene encoding retbindin isoform X4 — protein sequence MARQLLSQVDMDCRVHMRPIGLTWVLQLTLAWILLEACGGSRPLQARSQRHHGLAADLGKGKLHLADPGSQGSPLPGPCCPSEMDTTETSGPGNHPERCGVPSPECESFLEHLQRALRSRFRLRLLGVRQAQPLCEELCQAWFANCEDDITCGPTWLPLSEKRGCEPSCLTYGQTFADGTDLCRSALGHALPVAAPGARHCFNISISAVPRPRPGRRAQEAPSRRSRSPRTSILDAAGSGSGSGSGSGP from the exons CTCTTATCTCAGGTGGACATGGACTGCAGGGTCCACATGCGACCCATCGGCCTGACCTGGGTGCTGCAACTGACCTTGGCATGGATCCTGCTAGAAGCCTGTGGAGGGAGCCGCCCACTCCAAGCCAGGTCCCAGCGACACCATGGGCTGGCAGCTGATCTGGGCAAAGGCAAGCTGCACCTGGCAG ACCCTGGCTCACAGGGTTCCCCTTTGCCAGGACCTTGTTGTCCCTCAGAGATGGACACAACAGAGACATCGGGCCCTGGAAACCATCCAGAACGCTGTGGAGTGCCGAGCCCTGA ATGCGAATCCTTCCTGGAACACCTCCAACGTGCCCTTCGCAGTCGCTTCCGCCTGCGGCTATTGGGGGTACGCCAGGCACAGCCGCTCTGCGAGGAGCTCTGCCAGGCCTG GTTCGCCAACTGCGAAGATGATATCACCTGCGGCCCGACTTGGCTCCCACTCTCAGAAAAAAGGGGCTGTGAGCCCAGCTGCCTTACCTATGGACAG ACCTTCGCAGACGGGACGGACCTTTGTCGCTCGGCTCTGGGCCACGCCCTACCGGTGGCTGCTCCTGGAGCCCGTCACTGCTTCAACATCTCCATCTCCGCGGTACCTCGTCCCAGACCAGGACGACGGGCCCAGGAAGCTCCCTCCCGGCGTTCCCGCAGCCCTCGCACCTCCATCCTGGACGCTGCGGGCAGCGGGAGTGGCAGTGGAAGCGGCAGCGGCCCCTAG